A genomic window from Plasmodium coatneyi strain Hackeri chromosome 13, complete sequence includes:
- a CDS encoding SICA antigen → MIGTAVMGYLLTKYLTLPGKNRKRYRRAYQVRGPTLQEQIMDHVDQPVPHEYYIVKERKPRSTHIKRRKKQGVRRRGGVRCRMIIDIHLEVLDQCQKEDLHSTKEDFLAILVEEFMGSEFIKGENVPKEEVASSDCRFREGRHCS, encoded by the exons ATGATTGGCACGGCTGTTATGGGTTACCTTCTTACCAAg tACCTTACCCTACCTggtaaaaatagaaaacgttacagaagggcttatcaagtacgtggtccaaCGTTAcaagaacaaattatggaCCATGTTGACCAACCTGTTCCACatgaatattacattgtaaaggaacgcaaacctcgttctacgcatataaaaaggaggaaaaaacagggCGTTCGTCGTCGTGGTGGCGTACGttgccgcatgattattgatattcatttagaagtcttagaccaATGTCAAAAGGAAGACCTGCATTCGACAAAGGAGGACTTCCTTGCCATTCTTGttgaagaatttatgggaagcgaattcataaaaggagaaaatgttcctaaggaagaggttgcaagttcagattgcaggtttagggaaggaagacattGTTCGTAA
- a CDS encoding SICA antigen, with the protein MTPSKDEDTEFKKLKEKWLQEKYKGNRGPGETQLMQSIVRWTNETLKEMIKEETDEIGKNGCKIMQEQGKKMSPEELEVCAFIVNNLWNMKTKSASLCRKDDIKAVMEEYVRCSVMNAWIHKYWNTHCEVAKNVIHNALGVMGNISASLSSSDGCEECDYKKLELMKIKEIPMLAIILHMIQNNTKVMKLINSGKSEKPCKEQGVNGLVGDLLNNNGTMSTGTVESTGKEKTREGRSENDDNAAASAGSGPKNETSQSAGSDEVDLIYTYGPGGLTVTRVPSRGRSTNEAVLLVFGTDGPFPGIEDEPKKQDQETVALDPPEEPSYDYCANSGKPWNIRWSSSVSYWVEKKNKYNLEEGNKLPEEKEERLDSGKT; encoded by the exons atgactCCGTCGAAGGATGAAGATACGGAATTCAAGAAATTGAAGGAGAAATGGTTGCAGGAGAAGTATAAGGGGAATAGGGGCCCAGGGGAG ACACAACTAATGCAGAGTATAGTACGCTGGACCAATGAAACCTTGAAGGAAATGATTAAGGAAGAAACTGATGAAATTGGTAAGAATGGATGCAAAATTATGCAGGAACAAGGGAAGAAGATGTCACCGGAGGAGTTGGAAGTATGTGCCTTCATTGTAAATAATTTATGGAacatgaaaacaaaaagtgcAAGTCTATGCAGAAAAGATGACATTAAAGCAGTAATGGAAGAATACGTCCGATGTTCAGTAATGAATGCGTGGATTCATAAATACTGGAATACACATTGTGAGGTGGCAAAAAATGTTATACACAATGCACTCGGTGTAATGGGGAATATAAGTGCAAGTCTTAGTTCAAGTGATGGGTGTGAAGAATgcgattataaaaaattggagcttatgaaaataaaggaaataccAATGTTAGCAATTATTCTTCATATGATACAGAACAATACGAAAGTTatgaaattaataaatagtGGAAAATCGGAGAAACCATGTAAAGAACAAGGGGTTAACGGGTTGGTAGGGGATCTCTTGAATAATAATGGTACAATGAGTACAGGAACTGTAGAATCaacaggaaaggaaaaaacaagagAAGGCAGATCAGAGAATGATGATAATGCTGCAGCTAGTGCAGGAAGTGgaccaaaaaatgaaactaGCCAATCTGCTGGAAGTGATGAAGTAGAccttatatatacttacGGTCCAGGAGGACTAACAGTAACTCGTGTTCCAAGTCGTGG GCGAAGTACAAATGAAGCTGTACTTCTGGTATTCGGTACAGATGGACCTTTTCCGGGCATTGAGGACGAGCCGAAAAAACAAGACCAGGAAACAGTGGCTTTGGACCCACCAGAAGAACCTTCCTACGATTACTGTGCCAATAGTGGCAAACCATGGAATATACGTTGGTCTAGTTCAGTAAGCTACTGggtggagaagaaaaacaagtaTAATCTG gaggaaggaaataagcTTCctgaagagaaggaagaaag GTTGGATTCTGGGAAGACATAG
- a CDS encoding SICA antigen, with protein MKDNPFLPYRPLAPAMLGISIMSYLLWKYFVMLGKTRKRYRRAHQLRGPSLEEQIVDHVDQADGPREYILVKERKPRSTPIKRKKERSRGRRMIIDIHLEVLDECEKGDLHSTKEDFFEILVLAFMGSEFMKGENVPKEQVLSSDSGFREEDFLPKEHVPSSGLEELWKRIQKWIKEFLGKMNSRENDQMGTTGCNMVYKDKTEITQWEKDMCVYILGNLWKIKEKKDGDEDRNEMNGKMREYVQCTIMNMWLFIYQNIYCEMTNVMRSAYEAMQNLNTIFDVGQRKEYIKCEYEEFTTMKVGGNNILEHIFNKTFTQGRLMGKIKEMNPGDYCDKIWKDIKNVLDDMLKNVKNDADEIKKLCDNYGEGSSNTTAKNRGKELCKILTKIIYWIDGLKEVNKGGGKYQWERRTDIKNQDDWEFTSMLRCILGKITIAKMFLTHCDMDNVAPIVIKAIEENIKKKGVEAEHEKCEEINFKGLNIGGKFLWSEMDDWIDKGTGERGRVKDIKEKGQHCRGGNLNVKGSKVVKGDRKDTYFGMLRKGRRLHRRAYQVRGPTIQEQLLAHVDQRGPREYILEKERKPRRRPRRLPGRKPVSCRMIIDIHLEVLDECQKGDLHSTKEDFFEILVQEFMGSEFMKEENVSNEQVASSYSGFKEEDFVPKEDVPLEQVPSSDSGFREGRLCSAGRCS; from the exons atGAAGGacaaccccttccttccttaccgTCCTTTGGCTCCCGCCATGCTTGGGATTTCTATtatgagttatctcctttggaag tATTTTGTAATGCTTGGTaagacaagaaaacgttacagaagagctcatcaaCTACGTGGTCCCTCCTTAGAAgagcagattgttgaccatgtTGACCAGGCAGATGGACCACGCGAATATAttttagtaaaggaacgcaaacctcgttctacgcctataaaaaggaagaaagaacgTTCTCGTGGTCGCCgtatgattattgatattcatttagaagtatTAGACGaatgtgaaaaaggggatcttcattcgacgaaggaggacttttttgaaattttggttctggcgtttatgggaagcgaatttatgaagggagaaaatgttcctaaggaacaggtcctaagttcagattccggatttagggaggaagactttcttcctaaggaacacgttccaagttcaggttta GAAGAGTTATGGAAAAGAATACAAAAGTGGATTAAGGAATTCCTTGGGAAAATGAACAGTAGGGAGAATGATCAAATGGGAACAACTGGATGTAACATGGTCTATAAGGACAAAACAGAAATAACACAGTGGGAGAAGGACATGTGTGTTTATATTTTAGGAAATTTATGGAagattaaggaaaaaaaggacggtGATGAGGATCGTAATGaaatgaatggaaaaatgagaGAATATGTACAATGTACAATAATGAATATgtggttatttatataccaaaatatatattgtgaaATGACAAATGTTATGCGCAGCGCTTATGAGGCAATGCAAAATCTAAACACAATCTTCGACGTAGGACAGCGTAAGGAATATATTAAATGCGAGTACGAGGAATTTACTACTATGAAGGTAGGGGGTAATAATATTTTGGAACATATATTCAATAAGACATTTACACAGGGGAGActtatgggaaaaataaaagaaatgaatcCTGGAGATTACTGT gataaaatatggaaagatATTAAGAATGTACTGGATGACATGCTTAAGAATGTTAAGAATGATGCAgatgaaataaagaaattgTGTGATAATTATGGAGAAGGGAGCAGCAATACAACGGCCAAGAACAGAGGGAAAGAATTATGTAAAATACtaacaaaaattatatattggATTGATGGACTCAAGGAAGTGAATAAGGGAGGAGGGAAATATCAGTGGGAAAGAAGGACGGACATCAAGAATCAAGATGATTGGGAGTTCACGTCAATGCTAAGATGTATATTAGGAAAAATAACTATAGCCAAAATGTTCCTGACACACTGTGATATGGATAACGTTGCGCCAATTGTGATAAAAGCAATAGAAGAgaatataaagaagaaaggtgtAGAGGCAGAGCATGAGAAATGCgaagaaataaatttcaAAGGTTTAAATATTGGAGGGAAATTTCTTTGGAGTGAAATGGATGATTGGATAGACAAAGGAACGggtgaaaggggaagggtaaaagatataaaggaaaagggacaGCACTGTAGGGGCGGTAATTTAAATGTAAAGGGAAGTAAGGTAGTAAAGGGAGATCGAAAAGACACT tactttggaatgcttcgtaagggaagaagacttcacagaagagcttatcaagtacgtggtccaaCCATACAGGAACAACTCCTTGCTCATGTGGACCAACGtggtccacgtgaatatattttagaaaaggaaagaaaaccTAGACGTCGGCCAAGAAGATTACCCGGAAGAAAACCAGTTAGctgccgcatgattattgatattcatttagaagtcttagacgaatgtcaaaaaggggacctgcattcgacgaaggaagacttttttgaaattttggttcaagaatttatgggaagcgaatttatgaaagaagaaaatgtttctaATGAACAGGTTGCAAGTTCATATTCTGGTTtcaaggaggaagactttgttcctaaggaggatgttcctttggaacaggttccaagttcagattccgggtttagggaaggaagactttgttccgcaggaaggtgttcttaa